The stretch of DNA CGATTTATTTAATCCTGGCAATAATACCAAGGCTGATTACTAAATATCTCTTCAATCTTGAACAATGTTGTAAGAAGAAAGAGTCATCCTAATCAATCGCATGCTCCATAATGCGTTGGCAGGCATAGGAAATAAACGCTTCCTGATCTTGTTCTCCTGAGAATCCCATATTTAAAAGAACATATGACGTTGCAGTGATATTAGCTTTTTTTAGCAGTGTTTTCGCACAAGCCAATTTACATCCATCAATGGCGATCACTTCAGATGCTGCTTGGGCAGCTTTTAAAAAGCGAGGATACCCTGCACCAATCCCAGCTAAACAACTATTGCCGCACCGCGCATATCCATCTGCTCTTAGTCTGCGTCCCACCAGATCACTCATGGCACCTTCAGAACAACAGCCTGAACAAGTGTATAGAATTCTGGTTATTTTCTTTTTGTCCTCATTATGACACGCCATACTTTTCCCTCCAGTCAATGGCAATGTAACTTGGCTATTGGCAGCATCTCCAATATTTAGAGAGGGTTATTAGAAAAAATAAACTAATAACAACTAAATCAACTCTAGCAATTTCTTGCCTTTTATGTCATCACCAGACCAAGGAATTACCGCACAGCTGCCTTGTGACAACTCATCAACTTTATTAATCCACGGAATTTCATGCAATGCTTTTGTCTTTAACAAAGGACTCTGAGTATTTGTCATCAATAGACTTGAATTAATTACCCACCATTTATGATTGATTCCGGCTCGTGCCAAATCAGCTTTCAGTCTCATTGCTTCATAAACAGGAGTTGCTTCCGGAAGAGTTACAATGACAACTTCTGTTTCTTGTTCATCACGTAACCTAGGCAGCAGCTTCTTTACTGATTCTGGTATATCTCCGTGCGACTTTTGAATTTCCTGATGATAACTTTGTGTCGCATCTAACAGCAGTAACGTATGCCCAGTTGGAGCTGTATCAATAACAACAATCTCGTTATCCGCCTTATCTACAATTTCAGCGAAAGCACGAAATACAGCGATTTCTTGGGTGCATGGCGAACGAAGAGCTTCTTCCACATAAGCGAGATCTTCTTCAGCCATAGTTTCTCCGGCTTTTGCTAACACAGCTTCTGTATAATTTTGCAGTTCTTGCTTTTCATCGATTTTGCTGAGCGTAATGCCAGCTCCCGCTTCTACTACAAACTTAAGATGATCTGCGGGGTCTGTCGTTGTCAGATGCACTCTAGCCCCTTTTGCTGCTAAGCCCAAAGCAATAGCGGCAGCTAACGTGGTTTTACCAACGCCTCCTTTTCCCATTGTAAAGATTACTCTTTTTTTCGCTATATACAGATCCTCAATAAGTTCTTTGACTCTGGGTAATTCTTTGTTGTTTAATGGATGACTTTGTGTCTCTAAATAATCGCCTTTAAGCAGCATTCTGACATTCTTAATCCCGGTGATATTATACGCCCGTAGAGGAATAGTATAGGTCTCGATGTCTTGTAGATGTTTCGGGATGCTTTGTAATGCCTTTTGCTGCTTAGCATAGAGTTGATCAGCCACTTTATCATTTTGGATATCAAGCTGTAAAACACCATTGATAACTAATAATTGATTATTAACAGCCAGCTCTTGCAATTCTTTGGATGCTCGTTCTGCTTCCCTAAGCGGCGAGAATTCTGGTCGAGCAAGTAAGATCAATGTAGTTAATTCGCGATCTGCCAAAGTACTTACTGCATTCTTGTATAGTTCCTTCTTATCTTCCAAGCCAGATAATTGCCCTAAACAAGAGGCGCCATGAGTATTTTCGCTGATGAAATGACTCCAGGCTGATGGCAATTGAAGCATCCGAAGCGTATGACCAGTAGGTGCAGTATCAAAGAGAATATGATCATATTCTTGTTGAATTTTTTCATCGGTTATAAATGTGGAGAATTCATTAAAAGCAGCAATCTCAACAGTGCATGAACCAGAGAGCTGTTCTTCCATATTGTTCAGGACACTTTGGGGAAGCTTGCCTTTATAAGGTGCAAGCACAGATTCTCGATATTCTTTAGCAGCTTCTTCAGGATTCAAATTGGCAACTACTAGATTAGGAACTTCTTGAATGGGGGTTCCCTTACTATTCAGTTCAATACCAAAGACATCCTGTAAGTTTGATGCGGGATCAGTGCTGACGAGCAGTACTTTCTTATTCTGATCGGCTAAAGTAATTGCCGTAGCACAAGCTGTTGAAGTTTTTCCCACCCCGCCCTTACCAGTAAAAAACAAATATTTCGTTAATGTTATATTGTCAGGATTAAATGATTGATACATGATTGTCCTCCTAGGTTTGGATTTAGCAGCAACCACCATCACAGCAGCCACAGCCTTTCGACTCTGAGGCAGCCGTAAATTCAGATTTTGCTAATCCTGTCCACTGAGCAAACTCATCATCTGTAGGATATGCTCTTGTCTTAACAACTTCACCATCGACGAGAGTAATTGGCAAGACTTCAACTTCCTCTTTAATGAGATACTCATTCACCTTTTTATTATCAATGAAAGCCTGGGGATCACTGGAAAGATTGTAACGAGTAATGAAAACTCCTCTCTTGGCAAGAGAATTCATGACCGTAGCCACTCTCAATAGCTCTTGATCAATACTTGGTCCGCAAATACCTGTTGAACAGCACATGGCTGGATCATAGATTTCAATTTTTCTCATTTTTAGTTCTCTCCTTTTAATATTTTTTATGATCTATAGTTATATTTATATATAATTATATGCAAATTTGATCCTTCTTGTTAACACTACGTAAGTTAATATATAAATAAACTTCAATATGTTTATATATTAATCTCGATCTCACTAACTGTCAACGCTATCCAGATAACTTTTCTCATAGAATAAATTTCAAAAAAGTTAGACTTCTTTGGCTGGTTCAAGCATCTATTGACATTAGCGAAACCGGTTGCTATACTACTAAATAATTCAATAAATTGGTTGATCAGAAATCTGAAGACCTAAAGAATGCCATTCGTGGCTTCTTAGGGGATTCAGATTTTTTTATTTTTTAATACGAGGAGGAGAGAAACTTGGGAGAATTTAATAATTCTGCTGTAAAGCGCGTAGTATCTGCCAGTTTGATTGGAGCAACAATTGAATGGTATGACTTTTTCTTATACGGAGTGGTTGCTGGTATTGTGTTTAATAAGTTGTATTTTCCGGCAAGTGACCCACTAGTAGCAACCTTACTGGCTTATGCTACTTTTGCTGTTGGTTTTATTACCCGGCCGCTTGGCGGAGTAATCTTCGGACATTTTGGTGACAAAATTGGTCGCAAAAGCATGCTGGTGCTAACGTTAATGATTATGGGCATATCCACAGTACTGATTGGCTTGGTGCCAACCTATGAACAGATTGGTGTTTGGGCCCCAATTCTACTATTGTTATTACGTATTTTCCAAGGTATTGGGTTAGGCGGCGAATGGGGTGGCGCTGTACTGATGGCGTTTGAATATGCGCCAAAAGAAAAACGCGGCTTCTACGCCAGCTTACCACAAATTGGTTTGTCCATTGGCCTTTGCTTGGCTTCAGGTGTCGTAGCGCTATTATCTTATACATTAACGGATGCTCAGTTTATGGCATGGGGCTGGCGATTGGCCTTTATATTGAGTATTGTTTTGGTAGCAGTTGGTACCTGGATTCGTCTGAATGTCATGGAAACACCTGACTTTCAGAATGTAAAAAAATACGAAAGCGGAATCAAAGCTGCCTTTTGCTGATATGTGGCGTGAATCTGCGGGTAATGTCATGGCGGGTATGGGAGCTAGATACATCGATGGTGTCTTCTTTAATATCTTTGGTGTCTTCTCGATCAGCTACTTAACTCAAACCCTAAAAATATCCCGTACTGATGCTCTGCTTGGAGTTATGCTGGCTGCACTGGTTATGTGTGTGTTCATCCCTTTGTTTGGCCACTTATCCGATAAGGTTGGCCGGACTCGAGTCTATTGGATTGGTAGTATTATTACTGGATTATCGGTATTTCCAGCATTCTGGCTGCTTGCCAACAGCAGCGGTGATATTACCCTAATTTGGCTGTCTATTATTATTCCATTTGGCATTCTCTATGCTTCGGTCTATGGTCCGGAAGCAGCTTTATTCGCCGAACTATTCGATGCCCGCTATCGCTATACCGGAATTTCCTTCGTCTATCAGTTCTCTGGAATATTTGCCAGCGGGCTGACTCCGATCATTGCCACCTCACTATTAAAATTTAACAATGGGGATCCCGCCCTCATCTGCGCGTATGTTGCTTTCTCAGGCTTGGTGAGCGCCATATCAGCCTGGTGGATTGGAACCCGTAAAGCAAAATCCACAGCAGCTATAGAAAGCGATATTGTGGAAGGTTGGCAAAGTTAATTTTTCATATTACAGGAAGGGAAGATAAGACTATGTCAGCGATTGTATTATCACCGCAAGAACAGCGGATTAACGCCGAGATACAAGGAAACGCACAGGCGCATACTCGTTCCAGAACCAACGCTATTTTAAACTCTTTCAAGGAAACCCGGCCGCGTATTGATGTTGAGCGCGCTAAATATTTTACCGAATCATTCCGCCAAACCGAAGGGCAGCCACTTATTCTACGCTGGTCT from Sporomusaceae bacterium FL31 encodes:
- the arsA_1 gene encoding arsenical pump-driving ATPase: MYQSFNPDNITLTKYLFFTGKGGVGKTSTACATAITLADQNKKVLLVSTDPASNLQDVFGIELNSKGTPIQEVPNLVVANLNPEEAAKEYRESVLAPYKGKLPQSVLNNMEEQLSGSCTVEIAAFNEFSTFITDEKIQQEYDHILFDTAPTGHTLRMLQLPSAWSHFISENTHGASCLGQLSGLEDKKELYKNAVSTLADRELTTLILLARPEFSPLREAERASKELQELAVNNQLLVINGVLQLDIQNDKVADQLYAKQQKALQSIPKHLQDIETYTIPLRAYNITGIKNVRMLLKGDYLETQSHPLNNKELPRVKELIEDLYIAKKRVIFTMGKGGVGKTTLAAAIALGLAAKGARVHLTTTDPADHLKFVVEAGAGITLSKIDEKQELQNYTEAVLAKAGETMAEEDLAYVEEALRSPCTQEIAVFRAFAEIVDKADNEIVVIDTAPTGHTLLLLDATQSYHQEIQKSHGDIPESVKKLLPRLRDEQETEVVIVTLPEATPVYEAMRLKADLARAGINHKWWVINSSLLMTNTQSPLLKTKALHEIPWINKVDELSQGSCAVIPWSGDDIKGKKLLELI
- the arsD_1 gene encoding arsenic resistance operon repressor, coding for MRKIEIYDPAMCCSTGICGPSIDQELLRVATVMNSLAKRGVFITRYNLSSDPQAFIDNKKVNEYLIKEEVEVLPITLVDGEVVKTRAYPTDDEFAQWTGLAKSEFTAASESKGCGCCDGGCC
- a CDS encoding MFS transporter; translation: MGEFNNSAVKRVVSASLIGATIEWYDFFLYGVVAGIVFNKLYFPASDPLVATLLAYATFAVGFITRPLGGVIFGHFGDKIGRKSMLVLTLMIMGISTVLIGLVPTYEQIGVWAPILLLLLRIFQGIGLGGEWGGAVLMAFEYAPKEKRGFYASLPQIGLSIGLCLASGVVALLSYTLTDAQFMAWGWRLAFILSIVLVAVGTWIRLNVMETPDFQNVKKYESGIKAAFC
- a CDS encoding MFS transporter, translating into MWRESAGNVMAGMGARYIDGVFFNIFGVFSISYLTQTLKISRTDALLGVMLAALVMCVFIPLFGHLSDKVGRTRVYWIGSIITGLSVFPAFWLLANSSGDITLIWLSIIIPFGILYASVYGPEAALFAELFDARYRYTGISFVYQFSGIFASGLTPIIATSLLKFNNGDPALICAYVAFSGLVSAISAWWIGTRKAKSTAAIESDIVEGWQS